A genomic segment from Candidatus Saganbacteria bacterium encodes:
- a CDS encoding bifunctional nuclease family protein, producing the protein MIQMAVGGLGFDPRNLSPVVLLRDQDELNFLPIWIGVFEAAAIAMVLQGVQSPRPMTHDLLTHVIDRLNGKITRVVINDVKEGTFFSVIELTHGTDNKLSIDARPSDAIAIALRVEAPIFVSESVMMQAKLVNAEKDAEETAKFKEFIENLKPEDFTKYFKQD; encoded by the coding sequence ATGATCCAAATGGCTGTGGGCGGCCTGGGCTTTGACCCGCGGAACCTGTCGCCCGTGGTATTGCTTCGCGACCAGGATGAATTAAACTTCCTCCCGATATGGATCGGCGTTTTTGAAGCCGCAGCTATTGCAATGGTGCTTCAGGGCGTGCAATCTCCCCGTCCCATGACCCATGACCTGCTGACACACGTAATCGATAGGCTTAATGGCAAGATCACAAGGGTCGTGATAAACGATGTCAAAGAGGGGACTTTTTTCTCGGTTATCGAACTGACCCACGGGACGGATAATAAACTTTCAATTGATGCAAGGCCTTCAGATGCTATTGCAATTGCGCTCCGGGTTGAAGCCCCGATATTCGTATCAGAATCGGTCATGATGCAGGCAAAGCTTGTGAACGCGGAAAAAGACGCCGAAGAGACCGCGAAGTTCAAAGAATTCATCGAGAATTTAAAACCTGAAGATTTCACTAAATATTTTAAGCAGGACTGA
- the rplT gene encoding 50S ribosomal protein L20, with translation MVRVKRGSVARKKRKKVLNRAKGFRGSLKRLYRVGAKVAGMKALRYSTNDRKDRKSNFRRLWISRINAALRDLGYTYSRFISSLKKKGILLDRRSLSELAISDPKAFAKVVESVK, from the coding sequence ATGGTAAGAGTTAAAAGAGGCAGCGTTGCGCGCAAGAAGCGCAAAAAAGTATTAAACAGGGCCAAAGGTTTTAGAGGATCCCTAAAAAGGCTTTATAGGGTTGGCGCAAAAGTTGCCGGCATGAAAGCTTTGCGGTATTCGACAAACGACCGCAAAGACCGCAAGAGCAACTTCAGGAGATTGTGGATCTCGCGGATCAACGCAGCCTTAAGGGACCTGGGATATACTTACAGCCGCTTTATTTCCAGCTTAAAGAAAAAAGGAATACTTCTCGACAGGAGATCACTCTCGGAGCTTGCGATATCTGATCCAAAAGCATTCGCAAAGGTCGTAGAGTCGGTCAAATGA
- a CDS encoding EamA family transporter, translating into MINILIVLCSILLAVSGQVLMKQGMNNFGTFPIKELIYKIIPMFSSPWVISGFVLFGVSSIFWLAVLSRMELSLVYPMVSIAYVLVALISMFVFKENVSMIRWTGIAVICVGVFLISRS; encoded by the coding sequence ATGATAAACATATTAATTGTCCTATGTTCGATCCTGCTTGCGGTTTCGGGCCAAGTGCTTATGAAACAGGGAATGAACAATTTCGGCACATTCCCGATAAAAGAATTGATATATAAAATCATTCCGATGTTTTCGAGCCCTTGGGTCATTTCTGGTTTTGTTCTATTTGGGGTTTCGTCGATATTTTGGCTTGCTGTATTATCAAGGATGGAACTATCACTCGTATATCCAATGGTATCGATCGCATATGTCTTGGTCGCTCTGATCTCAATGTTCGTCTTTAAAGAGAACGTTAGCATGATCAGATGGACAGGTATCGCCGTTATCTGTGTTGGAGTGTTTTTGATATCTAGAAGCTAG
- a CDS encoding zinc ribbon domain-containing protein, producing MPLTMPFYDYKCNKCGKKFEVLHGMGAKPSGIKCEFCGAEDISRVYYPTVSNSEGGAQSTSNRSGCGSCSSGECSSCSH from the coding sequence TTGCCATTAACCATGCCCTTTTACGATTATAAGTGCAATAAATGCGGAAAGAAATTTGAAGTCCTCCACGGAATGGGAGCTAAGCCATCCGGCATAAAATGCGAATTTTGCGGAGCTGAAGATATTTCAAGGGTCTATTACCCGACTGTTAGTAATAGTGAGGGCGGAGCTCAATCGACTTCAAACAGAAGTGGATGCGGTTCGTGCTCTTCAGGCGAATGTTCCAGCTGTTCGCATTGA
- a CDS encoding nucleotidyltransferase domain-containing protein, with translation MSCEIKDQEIKSFLEQNLAAIKRGFNPQELWFFGSRALGKARPNSDIDMILVSNKFLGRKFIYRMGDFLKTIDFHRHIDAICYTPDEFKEKKNEIGIVSEALEKGMKII, from the coding sequence ATGAGCTGCGAAATAAAAGACCAAGAAATAAAAAGCTTCCTAGAACAAAATCTTGCTGCAATAAAAAGGGGATTTAATCCTCAAGAGCTTTGGTTTTTTGGCTCAAGGGCGCTCGGCAAAGCAAGGCCAAACAGCGACATTGATATGATCCTGGTATCAAATAAATTTTTAGGAAGGAAATTCATTTACAGAATGGGGGACTTTTTGAAAACTATCGATTTCCACCGGCACATCGACGCAATTTGCTATACTCCCGATGAATTCAAAGAAAAAAAGAACGAAATTGGGATTGTCAGCGAAGCCCTTGAGAAAGGAATGAAAATAATTTGA
- the priA gene encoding primosomal protein N', whose translation MLAEIVLSKTLPKLDKIYHYEIPGTLSSTIKLGHQVQVPFGNSNRIGYVVGFAEKSDFPNLKIITSLVSENPVFTENGLKLAKFISKYYNCFFTTALRAILPPSVKKKEVGKKVRVKKPGLLLGEENSAKNPISLPLNNTGILPLTQSQQLAINTIKESLCKQKGETFLLHGPTGTGKTEVYLKVVEEAFKNGQGSIVLVPEIGLMPQLVKSFKERFYDSVSIIHSGLTDKERNFEWEKIINGSSKIVIGTRVAIFAPVKNLKVLILDEEYETTYKSEQNPRYHARTIAEFLSKNAGIVSVLGSATPSIEAYFKAQTGQYKLLELIEKINTNPLPLIEIIDMREQKKGLLSQTLKKEIKETLERGEKVILFLNRRGFFTYAMCRECGFTIQCPTCAVSLIYHYKSNQLVCGHCGFTSGINLVCPKCQNSSIAFLGIGTQRIEEEVGEVFCKAKIVRIDRDSVTKKGSHEELFAAFSEGGANVLIGTQLVTKGIDIPKVTLVGVVSADSMLNVPDFRAAEHTFEQLVQVAGRSGRYNPGKVIIQTWNPDHYAIKFASKLDYKGFYDEEIKNREGLSYPPFSELINIIIHGHDEQKVIKVSNDLKRFLQSRDPGSGKLGYYQILGPVAASIAKIRGEYRWQILLKGKNLEVMRNAIKESTSKIIAPYEIRITIDIEPMNLL comes from the coding sequence ATGTTAGCCGAAATAGTCCTATCAAAAACTCTCCCAAAGCTCGATAAAATATATCACTACGAAATTCCGGGAACTTTGAGTTCAACAATAAAGCTCGGACATCAAGTCCAAGTCCCATTTGGGAATTCTAATAGAATAGGATATGTTGTAGGTTTTGCCGAAAAAAGCGATTTCCCGAACCTAAAAATAATCACAAGCCTAGTATCAGAAAATCCTGTTTTCACAGAAAATGGCCTTAAGCTCGCAAAATTCATTTCAAAATACTATAACTGCTTTTTTACAACAGCTTTAAGGGCGATCCTTCCGCCTTCTGTAAAGAAAAAAGAGGTCGGAAAAAAGGTGAGGGTTAAGAAGCCGGGATTGTTATTGGGTGAAGAAAATTCGGCCAAAAACCCAATATCATTACCTCTAAACAATACGGGCATCCTCCCCCTCACCCAATCCCAACAACTTGCAATAAATACAATCAAAGAATCATTATGCAAACAAAAAGGTGAAACCTTCCTGCTCCATGGCCCAACAGGCACCGGAAAAACGGAAGTCTATTTAAAAGTAGTTGAAGAGGCTTTTAAAAATGGCCAAGGGTCAATTGTTCTTGTTCCAGAAATCGGCTTAATGCCGCAACTAGTCAAAAGTTTCAAAGAAAGATTCTATGACTCGGTTTCTATTATCCATAGCGGGCTAACCGATAAAGAAAGAAATTTTGAATGGGAAAAGATCATTAATGGATCATCGAAAATTGTAATAGGAACTCGTGTCGCCATATTTGCACCCGTAAAAAATCTAAAAGTCCTGATCCTTGATGAAGAATACGAGACAACTTATAAATCCGAACAAAATCCAAGGTATCACGCACGAACGATAGCCGAATTTTTGTCTAAAAACGCGGGAATCGTTTCGGTATTAGGATCCGCCACCCCATCTATCGAAGCATATTTCAAAGCACAAACAGGACAATATAAACTATTGGAATTAATAGAAAAAATAAATACCAATCCGCTCCCTTTGATCGAAATAATCGATATGCGCGAGCAGAAAAAAGGATTGCTGTCCCAAACACTGAAGAAAGAAATAAAAGAAACATTGGAACGCGGTGAAAAAGTAATATTATTTCTGAATAGACGAGGCTTTTTTACATACGCTATGTGCCGCGAGTGCGGATTTACGATCCAATGTCCCACCTGCGCTGTATCTCTTATCTATCATTATAAATCAAACCAGCTTGTATGCGGCCATTGCGGTTTTACATCGGGAATCAATCTAGTTTGCCCAAAATGCCAGAATTCATCGATCGCTTTTCTAGGCATTGGTACACAAAGGATAGAAGAGGAAGTTGGCGAAGTTTTTTGCAAAGCAAAGATCGTTAGGATAGATAGAGATTCGGTAACAAAGAAAGGTTCCCACGAAGAATTATTTGCAGCCTTTAGTGAAGGCGGCGCCAATGTCTTGATCGGAACGCAACTTGTCACAAAAGGAATTGATATTCCAAAGGTAACACTAGTTGGCGTCGTTTCTGCCGATTCGATGCTCAATGTCCCCGACTTCCGCGCCGCCGAACACACATTTGAACAGTTAGTTCAGGTTGCAGGGCGTTCTGGTCGATACAATCCTGGAAAAGTAATTATTCAGACTTGGAATCCTGATCATTACGCGATCAAATTCGCATCAAAACTGGATTATAAGGGATTTTATGATGAGGAAATAAAGAACAGAGAAGGCTTATCCTATCCACCTTTCTCTGAACTGATAAACATCATAATTCATGGTCATGACGAACAGAAAGTTATAAAAGTCTCTAATGATCTTAAAAGGTTTTTACAGAGCAGGGATCCGGGATCTGGGAAATTGGGATATTATCAGATACTCGGTCCCGTTGCGGCATCTATTGCTAAAATACGCGGTGAATATAGGTGGCAGATATTACTCAAAGGGAAAAATTTAGAAGTAATGCGTAATGCGATCAAGGAATCCACTTCAAAGATCATTGCGCCATATGAAATAAGGATAACAATTGATATCGAACCGATGAATCTGCTTTAA
- a CDS encoding translation initiation factor IF-3, with protein sequence MKVCRRWKIARDYYVNERIRVPEVRLIDEASSQLGIYKTFDALNLAREKGLDLILISPGAKPPVAKLSDFGKFKYQQTKHDKEARKSQHSTIVKEVKLSVKIGEHDLMVRVARTREFLEKKNKVKVNLYFRGREVTHKEIGARVIQKLVDLVSDIGVAEGRTKMEGRSMVLLLVPKT encoded by the coding sequence ATAAAGGTTTGTCGGAGGTGGAAAATAGCAAGAGATTACTATGTGAATGAGAGGATAAGAGTGCCCGAGGTGCGCCTTATCGACGAAGCCAGTTCGCAGTTAGGGATCTATAAGACATTTGACGCTTTAAACCTCGCGAGAGAAAAAGGCCTGGATCTTATTCTTATTTCTCCAGGCGCCAAACCTCCGGTAGCTAAACTGTCCGATTTCGGAAAGTTTAAGTACCAGCAGACAAAACACGATAAAGAGGCTAGAAAATCCCAGCATTCGACGATCGTGAAGGAAGTGAAGCTCTCGGTCAAGATCGGCGAGCACGACCTGATGGTCCGTGTGGCGAGGACAAGAGAATTTTTGGAAAAGAAGAATAAGGTCAAGGTCAATTTGTATTTCAGGGGCCGAGAGGTAACACACAAGGAAATAGGCGCCAGAGTTATCCAAAAATTGGTTGACCTGGTTTCCGATATCGGAGTTGCCGAAGGCCGGACAAAAATGGAAGGGAGGAGTATGGTGCTGTTATTGGTGCCAAAAACATAA
- a CDS encoding type II toxin-antitoxin system HicA family toxin, translating to MPKLPRNLSGRGLIKLLKKYGYEVSRETGSHIRIILTIKAQEHKITIPDHGEIKLGTLNNILNDIASYLGMTKSQLIDSLFS from the coding sequence ATGCCTAAATTACCACGGAATCTTTCAGGCAGAGGCTTGATTAAATTGCTAAAAAAGTATGGCTATGAAGTTAGCAGAGAAACAGGAAGCCACATCAGAATAATTTTAACCATAAAAGCACAAGAACATAAAATCACTATTCCTGACCATGGGGAAATAAAACTTGGGACGCTGAACAACATCTTGAACGATATCGCTTCCTATTTGGGTATGACAAAATCACAATTAATCGACTCTTTGTTCTCCTGA
- a CDS encoding HEPN domain-containing protein, with translation MKKEIIKWTKQGDHDLEMAKNIIDDGGYDTCAFLCQQAVEKYLKALYILLNNKPAPRTHYLDEIGRNLNVPSQILSLLKELSSDYMVSRYPDVTASAPFEEYSESDAKGKIKTAEDILSWVKSQIQI, from the coding sequence ATGAAAAAAGAAATCATAAAATGGACAAAACAGGGGGATCATGATCTTGAAATGGCAAAAAATATCATTGATGATGGCGGTTACGACACTTGCGCATTTCTTTGCCAGCAGGCCGTTGAAAAATACCTTAAAGCCCTCTACATATTATTAAACAACAAACCAGCGCCAAGAACACATTATCTTGATGAAATCGGAAGAAATCTTAATGTCCCTAGCCAAATCCTCAGTTTATTAAAAGAGCTTTCTTCTGATTATATGGTTTCAAGATATCCCGATGTTACAGCTTCCGCTCCTTTTGAAGAATATTCAGAAAGCGACGCAAAAGGCAAGATTAAGACGGCCGAAGATATTCTTTCTTGGGTTAAAAGCCAAATACAAATATGA
- the coaBC gene encoding bifunctional phosphopantothenoylcysteine decarboxylase/phosphopantothenate--cysteine ligase CoaBC: MLKNKTIIVGVSGGIAAYKTCEVVSRLKDLGANVYVVMTKSAQEFVSPLTFRTLSGNPVITYLFSKELKNIPVPHISLSQKADLIIIAPATANIIGKVARGIADDPISTITMSAKCKKLIAPAMNCEMWRNPVVSENTVKLKKLGFVFVGPEVGKLACGDHDIGRMSEPNQIIEKAIELIGVKQDLKREKILVTAGGTREAIDPVRFISNRSSGKMGYAVAEAARDRGAEVTLISANVALPSPLDIKPIKVESADEMLTAVLGNYSEADIIIMAAAVGDYKSEIRNSKFILRSSAATENGSETKLKSKTLNLKLIKNHDIIKTISQQKGRAKKILVGFALETDNLLTNAKKKLKEKDLDMIVANDETTFDSDSAKVTIISKNGKAKKLPKLRKSETANRILDALLRL; encoded by the coding sequence ATGTTAAAGAATAAAACAATCATTGTCGGTGTATCAGGTGGAATAGCCGCTTACAAGACTTGCGAAGTTGTTTCTCGCTTAAAAGATCTCGGCGCAAACGTATATGTTGTAATGACCAAATCAGCCCAAGAATTTGTATCTCCCCTAACCTTTCGCACATTATCGGGAAACCCTGTTATCACATATCTATTCTCAAAAGAACTAAAAAATATCCCAGTTCCGCATATTTCTCTTTCACAAAAAGCCGATCTTATAATAATTGCGCCAGCAACCGCCAATATAATAGGAAAAGTAGCAAGAGGCATAGCAGACGATCCAATATCAACAATTACAATGTCAGCTAAATGCAAAAAGCTTATAGCGCCTGCCATGAACTGCGAAATGTGGAGAAACCCGGTTGTTTCGGAAAACACGGTAAAATTAAAGAAACTCGGCTTCGTCTTCGTGGGTCCAGAAGTTGGAAAACTTGCCTGCGGCGATCATGATATAGGCCGCATGTCCGAACCGAATCAGATAATTGAAAAAGCGATCGAATTGATTGGAGTGAAACAAGATCTAAAAAGGGAAAAAATATTAGTTACTGCCGGCGGAACAAGGGAAGCGATCGATCCTGTAAGATTTATATCAAATAGATCGTCAGGAAAAATGGGATATGCTGTCGCCGAAGCCGCACGCGACAGGGGAGCTGAAGTCACTTTGATTTCTGCAAATGTCGCGCTACCCTCTCCGCTCGATATCAAACCTATAAAAGTCGAATCGGCCGATGAGATGCTCACAGCTGTTCTAGGAAACTATTCTGAAGCGGATATTATTATAATGGCAGCGGCCGTTGGGGACTATAAATCCGAAATCCGAAACTCGAAATTCATCCTTCGCAGTAGCGCTGCTACGGAGAACGGATCCGAAACAAAGCTAAAATCCAAAACTCTAAATCTAAAACTCATAAAGAATCACGACATTATTAAAACAATTTCTCAGCAAAAAGGAAGAGCAAAAAAGATACTAGTAGGATTTGCGCTTGAAACGGACAACTTGCTGACAAACGCAAAAAAGAAACTCAAAGAAAAAGATTTGGATATGATCGTCGCGAACGATGAAACGACCTTTGATTCTGATTCGGCCAAAGTAACCATTATTTCGAAGAACGGTAAAGCAAAAAAGCTACCAAAGCTTCGGAAGTCGGAAACTGCTAACAGGATATTAGATGCCCTTCTACGATTATAA
- a CDS encoding 2-oxoisovalerate dehydrogenase, which translates to MIVPEIVFLIEDDPEGGLTAKALGHSIFTQGETLEELKTNIHDALSAHFDKKDLIPSIVRLHIVKEETLAYA; encoded by the coding sequence ATGATAGTTCCTGAAATTGTATTTTTAATTGAGGATGACCCTGAAGGCGGGCTTACCGCGAAAGCGCTCGGCCATTCCATTTTCACACAGGGAGAAACGCTTGAAGAATTGAAAACTAATATTCATGACGCTTTATCGGCTCATTTTGACAAGAAAGACTTAATTCCATCGATAGTCAGGCTCCATATTGTAAAAGAAGAAACTTTGGCGTATGCCTAA
- a CDS encoding DNA-directed RNA polymerase subunit omega has translation MTTKETIDILLKNAKNKFLLSNAVAGRAKQITEGSLPYVNDFDPTNPIITAIREIARDKIRIKLLTAESKKPVEIKMVEPEEPNALEKLAKGSKKETKKKKA, from the coding sequence TTGACCACAAAAGAAACGATCGATATCTTATTGAAAAATGCGAAAAACAAGTTTTTGTTGAGCAATGCCGTTGCGGGCCGTGCAAAGCAGATAACCGAAGGCTCTCTCCCATATGTTAATGATTTTGACCCCACGAACCCGATCATTACGGCGATCAGGGAAATTGCAAGGGACAAGATCCGCATCAAGCTTTTGACCGCGGAATCAAAGAAGCCGGTTGAGATCAAAATGGTTGAGCCCGAAGAGCCGAATGCATTGGAAAAACTAGCCAAGGGCAGCAAGAAAGAGACTAAGAAGAAAAAAGCGTAA
- the rpmI gene encoding 50S ribosomal protein L35, protein MPKMKTRKAAAKRFKITATGKVLQRGVKTRHILESKSPGQKHRHGRDREISHTDFERVRVMMPYGKS, encoded by the coding sequence ATGCCAAAAATGAAAACAAGGAAAGCAGCCGCAAAGCGATTTAAAATTACAGCAACGGGAAAAGTTTTGCAGCGCGGGGTCAAGACTCGGCATATTCTTGAGTCAAAATCCCCGGGGCAAAAACACAGGCACGGAAGGGACAGGGAGATCAGCCATACAGATTTTGAAAGGGTAAGGGTGATGATGCCATATGGTAAGAGTTAA
- the thrS gene encoding threonine--tRNA ligase, with the protein MVELKTLRHSTSHILAAAVQEIYPNAKLAIGPSIEEGFYYDFHIPGVTLSSEDLVKIEKKMQELINTNEPFERQELSKDEAVKFFEKRGETFKVELIKAIEDDKVSLYKTGKFIDLCRGPHIRSSGEIKAFKLLTIAGAYWRGDEGNEMLQRIYGTAFLNVEDLKAHLVKLEEAAKRDHRKLGKELDLFNIYHEEAGAGLVYYHPRGARLRLLIEDFLRREHIKRGYEFVMTPHIAKINLWNTSGHTGHYRENMYFMEIDKQDYVLKPMNCPGHILIYKSKLRSYRDLPIRFFELGTVYRYERSGVLHGLLRVRGFTQDDAHIFTTREKLEDEIFGVIDFAFDMLKTFGFDSEVFLSTRPESAIGSDENWEHSTAALKSAMDKKGIKYSIEEGGGAFYGPKIDVKMKDALGRLWQGPTIQVDLNLPERFDMNYIAEDGSKQRPIMIHRVVLGSVERFLGALIENYAGAFPVWISPVQVMIIPIADRHNEYAENLKNELLASDLRVEVDNGREKMGYKIRQAQLQKIPYMIILGDKEIADKKLAVRSRAHGDLGLFTMDDFILRIKNEIDKHL; encoded by the coding sequence ATAGTGGAGCTAAAAACACTTAGGCATTCGACATCCCATATACTTGCAGCGGCGGTACAAGAAATTTATCCGAATGCGAAACTAGCTATCGGCCCTTCTATCGAAGAAGGCTTCTATTATGATTTCCATATCCCCGGAGTGACTCTTTCATCTGAAGATCTCGTTAAGATCGAGAAAAAGATGCAGGAGTTGATCAATACGAACGAGCCGTTTGAAAGACAAGAACTTTCAAAAGATGAAGCGGTCAAATTTTTCGAAAAACGCGGGGAAACATTTAAAGTTGAGCTGATAAAAGCCATAGAGGATGATAAGGTTTCACTCTACAAAACAGGAAAATTCATAGACCTCTGCCGCGGACCGCATATCAGGTCATCAGGCGAGATAAAAGCTTTCAAACTGTTGACGATTGCGGGCGCTTATTGGAGAGGAGATGAAGGGAATGAAATGCTCCAAAGAATATATGGCACGGCATTCTTAAATGTCGAAGACCTTAAGGCCCATCTAGTTAAACTTGAAGAGGCGGCCAAACGAGATCATCGAAAATTAGGCAAGGAGCTCGACCTTTTTAACATTTACCACGAAGAAGCCGGAGCGGGGCTGGTATATTACCATCCGCGCGGCGCCAGGTTGCGCTTGCTTATCGAGGATTTTCTTCGCCGCGAGCATATCAAGCGCGGATATGAGTTTGTCATGACGCCTCACATAGCAAAGATAAATCTGTGGAATACATCGGGACATACCGGACACTACCGAGAAAATATGTATTTTATGGAGATCGATAAACAGGATTATGTATTAAAACCCATGAATTGCCCGGGACACATTTTAATTTATAAATCAAAACTTAGAAGTTACAGGGATCTGCCTATAAGATTCTTCGAGCTTGGCACGGTTTACCGTTATGAACGATCCGGGGTCCTCCACGGCTTATTAAGGGTCAGAGGCTTCACGCAGGACGACGCCCATATCTTTACAACGCGAGAAAAATTGGAAGACGAAATATTTGGTGTTATAGATTTTGCTTTTGATATGCTGAAGACATTCGGGTTTGACAGCGAAGTATTCCTATCAACCCGCCCCGAGAGCGCAATCGGTTCTGATGAAAACTGGGAACACTCGACTGCTGCTCTCAAGTCGGCAATGGATAAAAAAGGGATCAAATATAGCATTGAAGAAGGCGGGGGCGCATTCTATGGTCCGAAGATAGATGTTAAGATGAAAGATGCTCTTGGTCGCCTTTGGCAGGGTCCAACCATTCAGGTTGACCTGAATCTTCCTGAAAGGTTCGATATGAACTATATCGCGGAAGATGGAAGCAAACAGCGCCCGATCATGATCCATAGGGTGGTTTTGGGGAGCGTTGAAAGATTTTTAGGAGCTCTTATCGAAAATTATGCAGGGGCGTTCCCTGTCTGGATCTCGCCTGTTCAAGTAATGATAATTCCAATTGCCGACAGGCACAATGAATATGCCGAAAACTTGAAGAACGAATTGCTTGCAAGCGATCTAAGGGTTGAAGTCGATAACGGCCGAGAAAAAATGGGGTATAAGATACGCCAAGCCCAGCTCCAGAAGATCCCATATATGATAATTTTGGGCGATAAAGAGATAGCTGATAAGAAACTAGCCGTCCGTTCAAGGGCTCACGGCGACCTAGGACTTTTCACCATGGACGATTTTATTCTTCGCATCAAAAATGAAATAGACAAACACCTGTAA
- a CDS encoding polyprenol monophosphomannose synthase: MLTIILPTYNEKKNLAELSDRIKTSSPSCEIIVVDDNSPDKTAEFANNLGLTTIVRPHKMGLASAILDGFKLAKGDVICVMDADLSHPPEVIPQMYNIIKNGDADIVIGSRLCRGGGQRDWTIIKRFISDIARFPARLLTNVKDSTSGFFMLKKSVVQGIPLNSLGYKLLLEILVKGNYNNLKEIPIIFANRSDTKSKLGLREITEYYTQIGLLYKDLIWGKLKKRGNK; encoded by the coding sequence GTGTTGACCATAATCCTTCCAACCTACAATGAGAAGAAAAACCTTGCTGAACTGTCCGATCGCATAAAGACCTCGTCCCCAAGCTGTGAAATAATTGTCGTCGATGACAACTCACCTGATAAAACGGCAGAATTTGCGAACAACCTTGGGCTTACGACAATTGTACGCCCGCATAAAATGGGATTAGCTTCCGCAATTCTTGATGGGTTTAAACTAGCGAAGGGAGATGTCATATGCGTTATGGATGCCGACCTGTCCCATCCTCCCGAAGTCATCCCTCAAATGTATAATATAATAAAAAATGGGGATGCCGATATTGTTATAGGCAGTAGGCTTTGCCGCGGCGGAGGACAGCGGGATTGGACAATAATAAAAAGATTCATATCGGATATCGCGCGTTTTCCGGCAAGGCTATTGACCAATGTCAAAGACTCGACCTCGGGATTTTTTATGCTGAAGAAAAGCGTAGTACAGGGAATTCCCCTAAATTCCCTGGGCTACAAACTTTTGCTGGAAATTTTGGTCAAAGGGAACTATAATAATCTCAAAGAGATTCCCATTATTTTTGCTAACCGCAGCGATACGAAAAGCAAACTAGGGCTTAGGGAGATCACTGAATATTACACTCAAATAGGATTGCTTTACAAAGACCTTATTTGGGGAAAACTTAAAAAAAGAGGGAATAAATGA
- the gmk gene encoding guanylate kinase, which translates to MPKKSKSCGLLVVISGPSGVGKSTVVRRLLEIGAKLKMSISATTRPPRPMEKHGKDYFFITEEDFFDREKKDKFLEWAQVHGYYYGTPIDFVESELEKNHVVVTEVDVQGAANIKESVSCGKLSSSAVFIFLIPPSVDILAFRLRRRKTEDEEVVNYRLRAAIAELQVMEKYDYIVVNDKVESAAEKIRAIINVEKERVLLN; encoded by the coding sequence ATGCCCAAAAAATCTAAAAGCTGCGGGTTGTTGGTTGTAATATCCGGCCCTTCAGGGGTTGGAAAGTCGACTGTCGTAAGAAGATTGCTGGAAATCGGCGCAAAACTTAAGATGTCGATTTCCGCAACGACTAGGCCGCCTCGTCCTATGGAAAAACACGGGAAAGATTATTTTTTTATTACCGAAGAAGATTTTTTTGATCGTGAAAAGAAGGATAAGTTCCTTGAATGGGCGCAAGTGCATGGTTATTATTACGGCACGCCTATTGATTTTGTCGAGAGCGAACTTGAAAAAAACCATGTTGTCGTGACCGAGGTCGATGTCCAAGGCGCGGCAAACATTAAAGAATCCGTATCGTGTGGAAAGCTTAGCAGTTCGGCGGTTTTTATTTTTCTCATTCCGCCATCGGTCGACATTTTGGCATTCAGGCTTAGGCGCCGCAAGACCGAGGACGAGGAAGTTGTAAATTACAGGCTGCGGGCGGCGATCGCCGAGCTTCAAGTAATGGAAAAATACGATTATATAGTAGTAAATGACAAGGTCGAGTCTGCCGCGGAAAAGATCCGCGCTATTATTAATGTCGAAAAAGAGAGGGTGTTATTAAATTGA